The following is a genomic window from Micromonospora cathayae.
CCCGGGTCGATGAAACCGGCGGTCGAGTGGGTGAGCAGCCCCAGCCGGCCCAGACTCGACTTCCCCTCCAACCTGCCGGCGAGCTGGTCGCCGAGCGAGATCACCTCCAGCGTGGAGGCGAGCACGAACTCGCCGGGGTGCAGCACGAACGGTTCGCCCTCCGGCACCTCCACCAGCGAGGTGAGGTCGTCCTGCTGCCGCGCCGGGTCGATGTGCGTGTAGAGGTGGTTGTTGAAGACCCGGAAGAGCCGGTCCAGCCGTACGTCGATGCTGGACGGCTGCACCAGGGCCGCCTCGAACGGCTCCAGCGCCAGCGTGCCAGCCTTGATCTCGCTGACGAGGTCCCGGTCGGAGAGCAGCATCCGATCACCTTAGCGAGCGCCACGGCCTGTGCCGCATCGTGGGTGACCAGCGCGTCGGGCTGCTGATTCGTACGTGTGTTCGATAGGATGCCGGTATGGCTTCCTGGTCCGAATTCGCCGCTGACGAGCCCCGCCTCGCCCACGCGATCCGCCTTCTCATGCAGCAGTACGGTCAGGGCTTCGGCTACCTGGCCACCGTCCGGGCCGACGGCGGCCCCCGGGTCCATCCGGTCTCCCCGGTCATCACCGACGAGGGGCTCTTCTGCTTCGTCATCGAGTCACCGAAGCGGCGTGACCTCGAACGCGACGGCCGGTACGCGCTGCACTCCTTCCCGCCGGAGGAGAGCGACGACGAGGCGTACGTGGCGGGCCGCGCCCATCCGGTCACCGACCGGAGCCGGGTGGCCCGGCTGGCGGAGAGCGCCCGGGCGCGTCCCGGGGCAGACTGGCGGCTGTTCGAGTTCACCATCGACGTGGCGATGCTCGCCCGGCGGGAGCACGGTGGGGTGGGTGGCCCGGTCGGGGGCGACGGGTCGCCGGCGGTGCAGGTCTGGCTGGATCCGCTGGCGGCCGATGCCGCCGCCGGGAACGTGGGGCTGCCGGGGCAACGGTCCGGCCGGCGTCGTCGTCGGGCCGCCCACCGGGCCGCCGCCTGACCCGGGAACGCCGCCAGCCCGGCGAGCGCCGCCGCATCGAGCCGGCAGCGTCGTCAGGCCCGGAAACACCGGTGCCGGCCCCGTGTTCACGGAGCCGGCACCGGTGGAGCGGATCAGGGGTACGTCAGGCGGCGCGGTAGGTGTTCCACGCGGTCAGCATGCGGCTGGCCTGCCCGGTGGTGAACTGGTACATGCAGGAGTCGTACGTGTAGTCCATGAAGTTGGTGATCGGGTCCACGCCGGCGGTGGAGCAGGTGTCCCGACCGGTCGGGCACTCGAAGGCCGGGGACGCCTCGGCCGGGGTGTCCGAGACGCTGTCGCCGGAGCCGGAGCAGCCACCCTGGAAGGTGTGGTACAGGTTCAGCCAGTGGCCGACCTCGTGGGTGCCGGTGTCGCCCTGGTTGTAGTTGGTGGCGTTGCCGCCGGGCAGCGACTCGCTCAGCACGACCACACCGTCCATGCTGGTGAGCCGACGCTGCGGGAAGGTGGCCCAGCCGAGCAGGTCGTCGCTCAGTTCGCCCAGGTAGATGTTCAGGGTGTTCTTGCCGCCCTCACGCAGCGAGGTCTTCATCGACCGCTCAGCCGAGGAGCCCTGCACGATCGGGTACCAGGCCGGGTTGGTCACCCGGTTGATCTTCGTGAGCGAGAAGGCGAACGCGGTGGCCGCACCACCGGTCGAGCCCGCGAAGGACTGGTTCAGCACGTTGATCTGCGAGGTGATCATCGAGTCCGGGATGTTGCCGCCGGCCCGGGTGGAGTCCCGCTGGATCACGTGCACCACGACGGGAATGTTGACGGAGGCCAACGCCACCGGGCCCTGCCTGAGGCCGGGCCGCTTCGCCCGCTCGGCCAGCGCGGCGACCAGGTCGGCCTCACGCTCGCGGACCTGGGCCGGGGTCAGCTCGTTCGGCTCGTGCTTGGCGATGCCGCCGACCTTGATCTTCGCGTGCGAGTGGGTGTCGACCGGTTCCGCGCAGACCTCGTCCGCGTGGTCCGCGTGCGCCGCCGAGGCGGGGGCGACGCCGACCGCCGCCGTGCTGAGCAACAGGGCGAGGGTCGTGGTAGCGACACCGGCGACGCGCCGGGTCAGCAGATTGGGACGGAGTCCCATGTGCTCACCTCTTTCTAACGGCGAGACAGGAGGTTGTGTCGCGCCGAGGCTGGGAACGTGCGGCAGACGTTACATCCGATCGACGAGTTTGAGAATGGTCATGTGTTGCCGGACGGTAACTTTCGACCTTGCTGTCGGGTCTCCGACCTGCTGCGGTCTTACCGCCCGACCGTCCCGGACCGGAGGCGGTCGGGCGTGCCCGCCGCCCCGCCGTCGAGCCGCCGCGCCCGGCCCCGACACCCGTCGCGCCGAGGTGCCGCCGGCCGTACGCGCCGCCGGCGGGCGCACGCCGGGACGTCGACGGATGCGGTGTCCGCCGCGCCGGCTTGGCAGGGGAGGGGTACCTTGGTGCGGACGGCGAGCCGCTCAGGTACAGTGGTCCCGCCTGCGGGTGTAGTTCAATGGCAGAACATCAGCTTCCCAAGCTGACAGTGCGGGTTCGATTCCCGTCACCCGCTCCACGTACGAAGGCCCTGGTCAGGACGCGAGTCCCGAGCCAGGGCCTTCGACGTTCCACGGTCAACGATCGTATGGCGTGCCGTTAGCCCAGTTCGGAGGGCTGCTTGCCCGGGAAGTTGACCCGAGACATGACGCCCTGGCGGAGCTGAGGTCGGCGCGTACGCCGGTGGAGAGGTCGCCGCGTACGACCTCTCCGCGTTCCGTCACCGGGTGCGCGCGTACCGGGCGGCGACCGTGGCGAACGCCTCCTTCGGTTCCCAGGCCGGGATGCCGTCCGGGGTCTCCCGGACCTTCACCAGGCCGAAGGAGGCCCGGTCCAGGTCCCGCTGCGGGTCGTCCCGGGTGACCAGGTGGAAGTTGGCGAAGGTCTGGACGAAGACGGTGTCGATGTCGTCCCGGGCGTCGAGGACGTCGAGCAGCGTTCCGAGGTAGGTGGCCTGTTCGGTCTCGTTGCGATCCAGCTCCCGGCTCAGGCGCAGCGGTCGGGTGCTGCGTCCGTCGTACTCGACGGGGAGGAAGGAGTGGCCGGCGTTGGCCGAACTGCCGGTGTGTGGGGCGGTGCCGACCTCGGTGATCGCGATCGGTTTGCCGTGTCGGCGTACGGGGTGCAGGGCCTGGTCGAGGCCGGGGAAGTGACCCTCCACCATGTTCGGGTAGAAGTCGATCCCGAGGTAGTCGAAGCCACTCCAGTCGACGTTCTCGAACGGCAGTGACGCGTACGTGACCTTGCCGCCGAACCGCTCCCGGATCGTCGCCGTCGCGGCGCGCAGGAAGTCGTTGAGCGGGCCGGTGACCGCCGCGAGGATCGCCGGCAGTTCGGTGTTGCTGGGGGTGAACAGCTCCAGCCGGTCGTAGAAGGTCTCGCCGGGCAGGAAGCCCCGGACGAAGAGGCTGGCCTCCGCTCCGGCGGCGACCACGACCTCCGCGCCGCCCCGACGGATGCGTTCGGCACGTTCGGCGGTGTCCGCGAGGAAGGCCAGCATCTCGTCCCGGTCGAGGTCGGTGGTGAACGGCGAGTACCACACCTCCAGCCCTTCCTCGGCGGCGATGGTCGCCGCGAGTTCCAGCCGGTCCTGGTCGCCGCCGGTCACCCGGACGGCGGTGCAGTGCAGCTCGGTGCGGATGGTGCGCAGGTCACGGCGGACGGCGTCAGCATCGAAGACCGGTGGTCCGCTGGTGGCACCGCCGCTCAGGAAACCGGTGTCGTAGGTGATGCCCCGTCCACGTAGCATGTCGCTCCTCGCCCAGACCAAGTAAAGTACGGTACGTACCGTACCCTAAAGGAAGGGGGTTCGTGATGGCCGGCACCACCCGGCGGCGCGGTCCGGCGCTCGAGGACGCGATCCTCCGGGCCGCCGCCGACGAACTCACCGAACACGGGTACGCGGGCCTCACCGTGGAGGCGGTCGCCCGGCGGGCCGGTACGAACAAGAACGCGATCTACCGGCGCTGGCCCGGTCGGGCCGCTCTCGGGGTGGCCGCGTACCGGCACCTGATGGTGGCCGACGTCGAACTCCCCGACGAGGGTGATCTCCGCGGCGACGTGTTGGCGCTGCTACGCGGGGTGAACTGCGACTGGTCGTCCCCGGCCGGCGTCGTCCTCCGCAGCCTGATGGCCGGCGTGGCCGACGACCCCGAACTGTTGGCCAGCCTGCGGAGCGCGGCATCGGACGGCGGTGCCCAGCGGTGGCTCCGGCTGCTCGCCCGCGCCCGGACCCGGGGCGAGATCCCCGACGGACCGGTCACCAGCCGGATGGCCACGGTCGCGCTGGACCTGCTCCGCAACGAGTTCGTCACCCGGGGCGTCCGCACCGTTCCGGACGAGACGATCGTCGAGATCGTCGACGAGGTCTACCTGCCGCTGCTCCGCCACCGGCAGCCGGACGTCCGAGGCAATCAGCCCGCGGCGTCCGCCGGCTGACCGGCGGCGGGGAGCGGACCGGAACGGAACGGGGAAGGGGCCCCGCCGGTGTCGGCGGAGCCCCTTCGCGGGTGTGCTGGGTGGTGTCAGTCGGCGAGGCGCTCGCGGGCCGCCTCGGCGGCGGCCTTCAGCTCTGCCCGGGTACGCGGGCCGTCGACCGCCCCGGCACCGCCGCGCTGGGCGGGGCCGGCGGTGCCGCCGGTGGAGCGGACCACGTCGGTCTGGTTGGCGAGCAGGTTGTAGCTGTTCGGGCCGGCGAGGTAGTACCCGAGGTTCTGGGCCTCCAGGTCGTTGACCACCGGGGCCGAGCCGAAGATCAGACCGGTGTGCACCGAGCCGCTGGTCTCGTCGGCGAGCATCTCGACCTCGTAGCCGGGGACGTCGTCGGTGCCGTAGGTCAGCAGGAGCGGGCCGTCGAGCGAGGCCATCAGCGCGCCGCCGGCGAGGGCGTCCGGCCAGTTCATGCCGGTGGTGACGCCGATGTGGTTCTGCCCGCCGAAGAACGTCCACGCGGTGAGCAGGGCGGTCTCCCAGCGGCTGTCACCGTACAGCGGGATCGCGTCGTACGGTTGGGCCGCCGTCGCGCCGGAGAGGCCCACCCCGACCACCGTCGACGAGCCGGAGAGACCGTCGAGGTAGGTCTTGGTGGGAGCCGGCAGCAGGTTGTTGTTGGTCAGTACGACCACCGCCGACGTGCCCTTGCCCGGAAGGTTCTGCGCCCCGGCGGCAGCCCCCGCCGAGAGTGCGTCCGGGAAGTCCATCCCGGTGGCCACGAGCACGGTGTCCGGCGTCGGGTCGATCGCGTTGGCGATCGCCACCGAGGTGGCGAAGCGGTCCGTGCCGGCCAGCCGGACCGTGTTGTACCCGAGGGCCTTGACCTGCTGTTCGACGTTCGCGGAGATCGCGCCGGCCGCGCTGCCCAGCAGGTAGACGGTCTTGCCGGGGGCGAGGATCCGCTGCATCTCGGCGGTGGCCGTCGGGTGCAGCGTGTCCAGGGTGCTCATCAGCAGCGGGCCCTGCTTCGCCGCGGCGAGCGCCGAGCCGCCGAGCGCGTCGGCGAAGCTGTCCCAGCGGGTGAGCACCACGGAGTCGGCCGGTGCCCGCTTGTCGGCGGCGTTGCCCCTGGTGGCCCAGTGCGACTGGGAGATTGCGACGGCGGTGGTGAACCGGTCGGTGCCGGAGAGCCGGACGACCCGGTCCTTCTTGTTCGGCTGGACGTCGGGCTC
Proteins encoded in this region:
- the dcd gene encoding dCTP deaminase, whose protein sequence is MLLSDRDLVSEIKAGTLALEPFEAALVQPSSIDVRLDRLFRVFNNHLYTHIDPARQQDDLTSLVEVPEGEPFVLHPGEFVLASTLEVISLGDQLAGRLEGKSSLGRLGLLTHSTAGFIDPGFSGHVTLELSNVANLPITLWPGMKIGQLCIFRLSSPAEHPYGSAVYGSRYQGQRGPTPSRAWQNWRTWPTR
- a CDS encoding pyridoxamine 5'-phosphate oxidase family protein; the protein is MASWSEFAADEPRLAHAIRLLMQQYGQGFGYLATVRADGGPRVHPVSPVITDEGLFCFVIESPKRRDLERDGRYALHSFPPEESDDEAYVAGRAHPVTDRSRVARLAESARARPGADWRLFEFTIDVAMLARREHGGVGGPVGGDGSPAVQVWLDPLAADAAAGNVGLPGQRSGRRRRRAAHRAAA
- a CDS encoding zinc metalloprotease; the protein is MGLRPNLLTRRVAGVATTTLALLLSTAAVGVAPASAAHADHADEVCAEPVDTHSHAKIKVGGIAKHEPNELTPAQVREREADLVAALAERAKRPGLRQGPVALASVNIPVVVHVIQRDSTRAGGNIPDSMITSQINVLNQSFAGSTGGAATAFAFSLTKINRVTNPAWYPIVQGSSAERSMKTSLREGGKNTLNIYLGELSDDLLGWATFPQRRLTSMDGVVVLSESLPGGNATNYNQGDTGTHEVGHWLNLYHTFQGGCSGSGDSVSDTPAEASPAFECPTGRDTCSTAGVDPITNFMDYTYDSCMYQFTTGQASRMLTAWNTYRAA
- a CDS encoding TetR/AcrR family transcriptional regulator — protein: MAGTTRRRGPALEDAILRAAADELTEHGYAGLTVEAVARRAGTNKNAIYRRWPGRAALGVAAYRHLMVADVELPDEGDLRGDVLALLRGVNCDWSSPAGVVLRSLMAGVADDPELLASLRSAASDGGAQRWLRLLARARTRGEIPDGPVTSRMATVALDLLRNEFVTRGVRTVPDETIVEIVDEVYLPLLRHRQPDVRGNQPAASAG
- a CDS encoding cell wall-binding repeat-containing protein: MPRISITHRSAVFGTVLAIGATTLFGGAAPAHATHASPGGRVTASNGGHYITVAGGNLVGTPEYTITDAAWSPDGSRAVFVTDNGDIATIRYNDGESLYPIANPDPSSQRADPEWVGDGSTVVWAARSAGEPWRIEETLSTYGFDIVTRSPDDGHHYTQPDTNDSQRVVVQRQADDGNGNPTGTPEIGFLDGSTYTPIVSDATSPTLSPDGQKVAFVRGNQIWVSDTSGNNLVQVTGNASSHGDPVWYPTGQTLAFRQGSGIAAAAADGSQQNPTNIAGITGEPDVQPNKKDRVVRLSGTDRFTTAVAISQSHWATRGNAADKRAPADSVVLTRWDSFADALGGSALAAAKQGPLLMSTLDTLHPTATAEMQRILAPGKTVYLLGSAAGAISANVEQQVKALGYNTVRLAGTDRFATSVAIANAIDPTPDTVLVATGMDFPDALSAGAAAGAQNLPGKGTSAVVVLTNNNLLPAPTKTYLDGLSGSSTVVGVGLSGATAAQPYDAIPLYGDSRWETALLTAWTFFGGQNHIGVTTGMNWPDALAGGALMASLDGPLLLTYGTDDVPGYEVEMLADETSGSVHTGLIFGSAPVVNDLEAQNLGYYLAGPNSYNLLANQTDVVRSTGGTAGPAQRGGAGAVDGPRTRAELKAAAEAARERLAD